A genomic region of Christiangramia sp. OXR-203 contains the following coding sequences:
- the asnS gene encoding asparagine--tRNA ligase, which produces MIQAKVAQILESDQFLQEHHVKGWVRSFRSNRFIALNDGSTLKNLQCVIDFENTDEETINRINVGAAISVKGTLKESLGSQQRVEIEVSEIQILGDANPEEVKLTILSPKKHSMEKLREQAHLRVRTNTFGAIMRVRSKLSFAVHKYFQEKNFYHVHTPIITGSDAEGAGEMFRVSSLDMKNPPKNEDGSINYKEDFFGKETNLTVSGQLEAETFALGLGQVYTFGPTFRAENSNTSRHLAEFWMIEPEVAFCDLDQNMDLAENFIKYVIRYVMEHSKDDLEFLAERQEKEDQLKPKAERSDMGLMEKLNFVLENNFKRVSYTEAIEILKNSKPNKKKKFNYIIEEWGADLQSEHERYLVEKHFKTPVILFDYPAKIKAFYMRLNEDGKTVRAMDILFPGIGEIVGGSQREERLDVLKEKMKELNIPEEELWWYLDTRKFGTCVHSGFGLGFERLVQFTTGMGNIRDVIPFPRTPQNAEF; this is translated from the coding sequence ATGATACAAGCAAAAGTCGCTCAAATACTTGAAAGCGATCAGTTTTTACAGGAACACCATGTCAAGGGATGGGTACGCTCTTTCCGTAGTAATCGTTTTATTGCGCTTAACGATGGTTCTACTTTGAAAAACCTGCAATGCGTTATCGATTTTGAAAATACCGATGAGGAAACCATCAATCGTATAAACGTAGGTGCAGCTATATCTGTTAAAGGAACTTTGAAGGAGAGTCTTGGCAGTCAGCAACGTGTTGAAATTGAAGTTTCAGAAATTCAAATTCTGGGGGATGCGAATCCTGAAGAAGTGAAACTTACCATTCTATCGCCAAAGAAGCATAGTATGGAGAAACTACGTGAACAGGCGCATTTACGCGTACGTACGAATACTTTTGGCGCGATCATGCGTGTGCGAAGCAAACTGTCTTTCGCAGTACACAAATATTTCCAGGAAAAGAACTTCTACCACGTTCACACCCCAATCATTACGGGTAGTGATGCTGAAGGTGCTGGAGAAATGTTTCGCGTGTCTTCGCTGGATATGAAAAATCCTCCAAAAAATGAGGATGGCAGCATTAATTATAAGGAAGACTTCTTCGGAAAAGAAACTAACCTGACGGTTTCCGGACAACTCGAAGCTGAGACCTTTGCACTTGGTTTGGGGCAGGTTTATACTTTTGGCCCAACTTTTAGAGCCGAAAACTCGAATACTTCCCGACATTTAGCTGAATTCTGGATGATCGAGCCAGAAGTGGCTTTCTGTGATCTGGATCAAAATATGGATTTGGCTGAAAATTTCATTAAATACGTAATTAGATACGTGATGGAACACTCTAAAGATGACCTGGAATTTCTTGCTGAAAGACAGGAAAAAGAAGATCAGCTGAAGCCAAAAGCTGAAAGAAGCGATATGGGTCTTATGGAGAAGCTCAACTTTGTGCTGGAAAACAATTTCAAAAGAGTTAGTTATACCGAAGCTATCGAGATCCTGAAGAATTCTAAGCCAAACAAGAAGAAGAAATTTAATTATATAATCGAGGAATGGGGTGCAGATCTTCAAAGTGAGCATGAACGTTATCTTGTTGAGAAACATTTTAAAACACCGGTAATTCTTTTCGATTATCCGGCGAAGATCAAAGCATTCTACATGCGTTTGAACGAAGACGGAAAAACAGTAAGAGCGATGGACATTCTATTCCCTGGAATTGGGGAGATCGTGGGAGGAAGCCAGCGTGAAGAACGTTTGGATGTGCTTAAAGAGAAAATGAAAGAATTGAACATTCCGGAAGAAGAACTATGGTGGTATCTTGACACCCGTAAGTTCGGAACCTGCGTTCATAGCGGATTTGGACTTGGTTTTGAAAGACTTGTTCAGTTCACTACCGGAATGGGTAATATTAGAGATGTAATCCCTTTTCCAAGAACACCGCAAAATGCAGAATTTTAA
- a CDS encoding RluA family pseudouridine synthase yields the protein MNIIASHTVPAIEHKIRLQEYAISIFPQVNSRSALKKAIAKKLVLLDGEKATTADWIHPGQKIELLENEIQRREIFKFTLEILYEDEYLAVVHKPSGIPTNGNYFRTLENALPYNLSVSNLEDALRYPVPVHRLDNPTAGIILVAKTRKVQQALHSSFENQSIHKTYYAVVHGQLQNALTQNASIDSKAATTILEPIDNFKIEDEVFSMVKAKPITGRTHQIRIHLSKMALPIVGDAIYGIEERYFQNKNLYLFSSGISFEHPITSEEMKFELKLPKRFRNLYRHKLS from the coding sequence TTGAATATTATAGCATCGCATACAGTTCCTGCAATCGAACATAAGATCCGGTTGCAGGAGTATGCGATTTCTATTTTCCCACAAGTAAATAGCCGGTCGGCACTAAAAAAAGCGATCGCAAAGAAACTTGTCTTATTGGATGGAGAAAAAGCAACCACTGCAGACTGGATCCACCCGGGACAGAAGATCGAACTTCTTGAAAATGAAATTCAGCGAAGAGAGATCTTCAAATTTACACTTGAAATACTATATGAAGATGAATATCTTGCTGTAGTGCACAAACCTTCAGGTATTCCTACCAACGGCAATTATTTTCGAACATTGGAAAATGCGCTTCCGTATAATTTATCTGTATCAAATTTAGAGGATGCTTTAAGATATCCGGTTCCTGTTCACAGACTGGATAATCCTACCGCCGGTATTATTCTTGTTGCCAAAACCAGGAAAGTACAGCAAGCATTACACAGCTCTTTCGAAAATCAATCCATCCATAAAACTTATTATGCGGTGGTGCACGGGCAGCTACAAAACGCGTTAACACAGAATGCAAGCATAGACAGTAAAGCTGCTACGACTATTTTAGAACCAATTGATAATTTTAAAATTGAGGATGAAGTTTTTTCTATGGTGAAAGCCAAACCCATTACAGGTCGTACGCACCAGATCCGCATCCATCTAAGCAAAATGGCTTTACCCATTGTGGGAGATGCAATTTATGGAATCGAAGAAAGGTATTTTCAGAATAAGAATTTGTATCTATTTAGCTCCGGAATTAGTTTTGAGCATCCTATTACTTCGGAAGAAATGAAGTTTGAGTTAAAGCTTCCGAAGAGGTTTAGAAACCTATACCGTCATAAGCTGTCTTAA
- the rpoN gene encoding RNA polymerase factor sigma-54, protein MLKQQLNFKLSQKLSPQQIQLMKLIQLPTQAFEQRIKQEMEENPALEDGKEDRVDEYDDIGNDNSDDEYDTDSESIETEIDVDEYLSDDEIPSYRLNANNYSADDEDKQVPYAAGTSFTQHLKTQLSTIRLDDIEQDIAEFLVGSVDESGYIRRSIQDIVDDLAFTQNIYTDEETVEKVLKKVQRLDPAGVGARSLEECLIIQLNRRESTRQVELAKDLLERSFDHFSKKHYNKLLTRHDISEDDLREAIDVIEHLNPKPGGAYSGNTRMVEHVIPDFTIKIEDGDLQLSLNGRNAPEMHISRDYSNMLKGYKESKEKTKAQKDAVMFIKQKLDAAKWFIEAIKQRQQTLMVTMSSIMNYQKEYFLTGDERNLRPMILKDIADEIEMDVSTVSRVANSKYVDTPYGTKLIKEFFSESMTNDQGEEVSTREIKKILEMSIEEEDKRKPLTDEKLAKVLKSKGYPIARRTVAKYREQLDIPVARLRKEI, encoded by the coding sequence ATGCTAAAACAACAATTAAATTTTAAACTATCTCAGAAGCTCTCTCCGCAACAAATCCAGTTGATGAAGCTTATTCAATTGCCTACCCAGGCTTTTGAGCAGCGAATCAAGCAGGAAATGGAAGAGAACCCGGCGCTGGAGGATGGAAAGGAAGATCGTGTCGACGAATATGATGATATAGGAAATGATAATTCAGACGATGAATACGATACCGATAGTGAAAGTATTGAGACTGAAATAGACGTTGATGAATATCTGAGTGATGATGAAATTCCAAGTTATCGCCTAAATGCTAATAATTACAGTGCAGATGATGAAGACAAGCAGGTGCCTTATGCCGCTGGAACTTCATTTACACAACATTTGAAAACTCAGTTAAGCACGATAAGACTGGATGATATTGAGCAGGATATCGCAGAATTCCTGGTGGGAAGTGTGGACGAAAGCGGATATATAAGAAGAAGCATTCAGGATATTGTAGATGATCTTGCATTTACCCAGAATATTTATACAGACGAGGAAACGGTTGAAAAAGTACTTAAAAAAGTTCAACGTCTGGATCCGGCTGGTGTTGGTGCGCGTAGTCTTGAAGAATGTTTGATCATTCAGCTAAACCGCAGAGAATCTACAAGACAGGTGGAACTAGCCAAAGATCTATTGGAACGCTCTTTTGATCATTTTAGCAAAAAACACTACAACAAACTTCTTACCCGTCACGATATAAGCGAAGACGACCTTCGTGAAGCTATAGATGTGATTGAACATTTAAATCCTAAGCCTGGTGGTGCCTATTCTGGAAATACGAGAATGGTAGAGCATGTGATACCAGATTTTACCATCAAAATAGAAGATGGTGATCTACAGTTGAGCCTTAATGGAAGAAACGCTCCTGAAATGCATATCTCAAGGGATTACAGTAACATGCTTAAAGGTTATAAAGAATCAAAGGAAAAGACAAAGGCTCAGAAGGATGCTGTCATGTTCATTAAGCAAAAACTTGATGCCGCAAAATGGTTTATTGAAGCGATTAAGCAAAGGCAGCAAACGCTTATGGTTACCATGAGTTCGATCATGAATTACCAGAAAGAATATTTCCTCACCGGTGATGAGCGAAATCTAAGACCCATGATTCTTAAAGATATTGCCGATGAAATTGAGATGGATGTATCTACAGTTTCAAGAGTGGCGAATTCCAAATATGTTGATACTCCTTATGGGACCAAACTCATTAAAGAGTTCTTCTCGGAATCGATGACAAACGATCAGGGTGAAGAAGTGTCCACTAGAGAAATTAAGAAGATCCTGGAAATGTCTATTGAGGAAGAAGATAAAAGGAAGCCTCTTACAGACGAGAAGCTCGCAAAGGTCTTAAAAAGTAAAGGATATCCTATCGCCAGAAGAACGGTTGCGAAATATCGCGAACAACTGGATATTCCTGTAGCAAGACTGCGAAAAGAGATCTAA
- a CDS encoding porin family protein: protein MRINLIILSLILLFPAVSFAQEDERQYKIPDSVPFTIDSLYREDQFYVGFSFNLITNKPEAISQESFSGGINLGVIRDMPLNERRNVALGLGFGWGIDSYGQNLRITKSASGVTEFQSLQGIDYETNRYTTQQFEMPLEFRWRTSTAESYKFWRIYSGVRLGYIYNFRSNYKDDAEQSLINDLSELNKFRAGATFTFGYNTFNFHFYYSLIPFFKDASLQNESLDVSTLKIGLTFYIL from the coding sequence ATGAGGATCAACCTGATCATTCTTAGCTTAATACTACTATTTCCCGCAGTTTCTTTTGCGCAGGAAGATGAGCGACAGTACAAGATCCCGGATTCAGTACCTTTCACAATTGACAGTCTTTATAGAGAAGATCAATTCTACGTTGGTTTTAGTTTCAACCTTATCACTAATAAACCTGAAGCTATTTCCCAGGAAAGTTTCTCCGGAGGTATAAACCTTGGAGTGATACGAGATATGCCTTTAAATGAACGTAGAAACGTAGCTCTAGGTCTAGGGTTTGGATGGGGAATTGATAGTTATGGTCAGAATTTGCGTATCACGAAGTCTGCATCTGGAGTTACAGAATTTCAATCATTGCAGGGCATAGATTACGAAACCAATCGTTATACGACGCAGCAGTTCGAAATGCCGCTGGAGTTTAGATGGCGTACTTCAACAGCAGAATCTTATAAGTTCTGGAGGATATATTCCGGAGTCCGTTTAGGGTATATTTATAACTTCAGAAGTAACTATAAAGATGACGCAGAACAAAGTCTTATCAATGATCTTTCAGAATTAAATAAATTCAGGGCTGGAGCAACTTTTACCTTTGGTTACAATACTTTCAACTTTCATTTCTACTATTCATTGATCCCTTTTTTCAAGGATGCATCACTTCAAAATGAATCTTTAGATGTGTCTACCTTAAAAATAGGTCTGACATTCTATATTCTGTAA
- a CDS encoding biopolymer transporter ExbD, whose amino-acid sequence MSKFKKKKSGDLPAVNTASLPDIVFMLLFFFMVATVMRQNTLMIQNNLPFADQVEKLDKKDLIMYIYAGKPSQRYQAKYGNEARIQLNDKFASVEEVQKFIYAERESKREELIPYLTTALKVDEETNMGLVSDIKQELRKAEALKINYTTKKGEADRNVN is encoded by the coding sequence ATGTCAAAGTTTAAAAAGAAGAAATCTGGAGATTTGCCTGCTGTAAACACGGCATCTTTACCTGATATCGTTTTTATGCTATTGTTCTTCTTTATGGTTGCAACTGTGATGCGTCAGAATACTTTAATGATTCAAAACAATTTACCGTTCGCAGACCAGGTTGAGAAACTGGATAAGAAGGATTTGATCATGTACATCTATGCTGGGAAACCAAGCCAGAGATACCAGGCTAAGTATGGGAACGAAGCTAGAATTCAATTGAATGATAAGTTCGCTAGTGTTGAAGAAGTGCAGAAATTTATCTATGCTGAAAGAGAATCTAAGCGTGAAGAACTGATTCCATATCTTACAACTGCTTTAAAAGTAGATGAAGAAACCAATATGGGACTTGTATCTGATATCAAGCAGGAACTAAGAAAAGCAGAAGCGTTGAAAATCAACTACACTACCAAAAAGGGAGAAGCGGATAGAAACGTAAACTAA
- a CDS encoding biopolymer transporter ExbD, protein MAKRSAPEVNAGSMADIAFLLLIFFLVTTTIETDSGISRKLPPWQPEEQDPPVIKQRNIFTVLVNSNNELLVEDESMEIGELREAAVEFLDNGGGEGDEACSFCQGAKDPGSSVNPQKAIISLVNNRGTEYGTYIAVQNELVAAYNQLRDREAQRMYGTTFTKMESDYNDPRYTGDKEALKEKIDVISDMIPQKLSEAEPTS, encoded by the coding sequence ATGGCAAAGAGATCAGCACCGGAAGTGAACGCCGGGTCTATGGCAGATATCGCCTTCTTACTTCTTATCTTCTTCCTGGTAACAACTACCATTGAGACAGATAGCGGGATTAGCAGGAAATTACCGCCATGGCAACCTGAAGAGCAGGATCCTCCGGTTATTAAACAACGAAACATCTTTACGGTGCTTGTGAACAGTAATAACGAGCTGCTGGTTGAAGATGAGAGCATGGAAATTGGAGAACTGCGTGAGGCAGCTGTTGAATTTCTTGATAATGGTGGTGGTGAAGGTGATGAAGCCTGTAGTTTCTGCCAGGGAGCTAAAGATCCTGGATCTTCAGTAAATCCACAAAAAGCTATTATTTCTTTGGTCAATAACCGTGGAACGGAATACGGAACCTATATCGCTGTACAGAACGAACTTGTAGCTGCTTATAATCAGCTTAGAGATCGCGAAGCTCAGAGAATGTATGGGACGACTTTCACGAAGATGGAGAGTGATTACAACGATCCGAGATATACTGGTGACAAAGAGGCTTTGAAGGAGAAGATCGATGTAATATCTGATATGATTCCTCAGAAATTATCTGAAGCCGAACCAACGAGTTAG
- a CDS encoding MotA/TolQ/ExbB proton channel family protein: MKRLFSILVIAAITVLGTYNLQAANGTNNLPGTIVSFVQDDEEAMAGDDLEEEELGFHQELKKRFIEGGPGFMGIVLLCLILGLAIAIERIIFLNLSTTNTKKLAQNVEDALHSGGVEAAKEVCRNTKGPVASIYYQGLDRADESIEAAEKAVVAYGGVQMGQLEKNVSWVSLFIALAPMLGFMGTVIGMIQAFDRIEAAGDMQPSLVAGGIKVALLTTVFGLIVAIILQIFYNYIIAKIDSIVNDMEDASILLIDMLVAYKNKKRI; the protein is encoded by the coding sequence ATGAAAAGATTATTTTCTATTTTGGTAATCGCCGCGATTACGGTTCTTGGAACCTATAATCTACAGGCGGCTAACGGTACGAATAATTTGCCAGGAACGATTGTGAGCTTTGTACAGGATGACGAAGAAGCAATGGCCGGTGATGATCTGGAAGAAGAAGAACTTGGTTTTCACCAGGAGCTTAAGAAACGTTTCATCGAAGGTGGTCCAGGTTTTATGGGAATCGTACTTTTGTGTTTAATTCTTGGTCTGGCAATTGCCATTGAGAGAATTATCTTTTTAAACCTATCTACAACGAATACTAAGAAGTTGGCTCAAAATGTTGAGGATGCACTTCATAGTGGTGGAGTAGAAGCAGCTAAGGAAGTTTGTAGAAATACAAAGGGACCTGTTGCCTCAATTTACTACCAGGGTCTTGACAGAGCAGACGAAAGTATCGAAGCTGCTGAGAAGGCAGTAGTTGCTTACGGTGGTGTTCAAATGGGACAACTTGAGAAGAATGTTTCTTGGGTATCTTTATTTATTGCACTTGCACCAATGCTTGGTTTCATGGGTACTGTAATCGGGATGATTCAGGCGTTTGACCGTATTGAAGCAGCTGGAGATATGCAGCCTTCACTTGTAGCAGGTGGTATTAAAGTAGCACTTCTTACAACTGTATTTGGTTTGATCGTTGCGATTATTCTTCAGATTTTCTACAACTACATCATTGCTAAGATTGATAGCATTGTAAACGATATGGAAGATGCATCTATTCTTCTTATCGATATGTTGGTAGCTTACAAGAATAAAAAACGAATCTAA
- a CDS encoding asparaginase, translating to MKDNSKILLVYTGGTIGMIKDYETGALKAFNFDELLHNIPELKILEHEIETMTFGDPIDSSNMNPEYWVKIANVIHERFDDYDGFVVLHGSDTMSYTASALSFMFENLTKPIIFTGSQLPIGDLRTDAKENLITSIQVAGLRKNGKPVISEVGLYFEYKLYRANRTTKINAEHFQAFSSMNHPALAESGVYLSVNYKALWAPNRKQKTKLHTGFDDNILVLKMFPGISESTVEHILAKPGLKGVVLETYGSGNAPNSSWFLELLRKKIKEGLFVVNVTQCVAGSVNMGQYETSVGLKKVGVVSGKDITTEAAVSKLMYLIGKDLSPKVFKTIFETSLRGEMS from the coding sequence ATGAAGGATAATTCCAAGATACTACTTGTTTATACCGGTGGTACCATTGGGATGATCAAAGATTATGAGACTGGTGCATTAAAAGCTTTCAATTTTGATGAGCTTTTGCATAATATTCCGGAATTGAAGATCCTTGAGCATGAGATCGAAACCATGACATTTGGTGATCCTATCGACTCTTCTAATATGAATCCCGAATACTGGGTCAAGATCGCGAATGTGATCCATGAACGATTCGATGATTATGATGGATTTGTGGTTCTGCATGGTAGCGATACGATGTCGTATACGGCTTCCGCCCTTAGTTTTATGTTCGAAAATCTAACGAAACCAATCATTTTTACTGGTTCGCAGTTACCTATTGGGGATCTGCGAACAGATGCAAAGGAAAACCTTATTACAAGTATTCAGGTTGCAGGTTTAAGAAAAAATGGAAAGCCGGTTATTTCTGAAGTCGGACTTTATTTTGAATACAAATTATACCGGGCGAACAGAACTACGAAGATCAATGCCGAGCATTTTCAGGCTTTTTCTTCTATGAATCATCCTGCTCTGGCAGAGTCTGGTGTTTATCTTTCGGTCAATTACAAGGCGCTTTGGGCTCCTAATAGAAAGCAGAAAACAAAATTACATACAGGTTTTGACGATAATATACTCGTATTAAAAATGTTCCCGGGAATAAGCGAGAGTACGGTGGAGCATATTCTGGCTAAACCTGGACTAAAAGGAGTGGTGTTAGAGACTTATGGTAGTGGGAATGCACCAAATTCATCCTGGTTTCTCGAACTTCTTCGGAAGAAGATAAAAGAAGGGCTTTTTGTGGTCAATGTAACGCAATGCGTAGCCGGAAGTGTTAACATGGGGCAGTATGAAACCAGTGTAGGTCTTAAGAAAGTAGGGGTAGTTTCCGGAAAGGATATCACTACCGAGGCTGCGGTAAGTAAACTAATGTACCTGATAGGTAAAGACTTATCTCCAAAAGTTTTCAAAACGATCTTCGAAACCTCACTTCGAGGTGAAATGTCTTAA
- a CDS encoding 1-acyl-sn-glycerol-3-phosphate acyltransferase, translating into MQNFDDIRFYDDEEVNPALQQYVKHPMVKALLQFTFPDLEYDEIRTILADCYSIRDFQSKVIYYSVEKVLEKTSEGLSDRGFDKLDQEESYFYISNHRDILLDTSLLNYTLYNHDLVMTASAIGDNLVQKPFLAALAKLNRNFLVLRNQSPREMLKSSMRLSEYTRGLLEDSRSIWMAQREGRTKDGNDVTQQGVLKMIGMAKGDLDLLDYLAKIKIVPVSISYEFDPTDMLKMPEVLAKRMQEEYKKSANEDFNSIMQGAMGQKGRIRLNAGKVITTEDLDYIRKQNLSVNDQLQAVSKLIDKAIHKNYKLWPSNYIACDLLRNEERFTDKYTEKEKRQFDRRVSRRVDIKNPLALNSYLLMYANPVINKLGLNEG; encoded by the coding sequence GTGCAAAATTTTGATGATATACGTTTTTACGACGATGAAGAGGTAAATCCTGCTTTGCAGCAGTATGTGAAACACCCTATGGTAAAAGCGCTTCTGCAATTTACCTTTCCCGATCTGGAATATGACGAGATAAGGACCATACTCGCAGATTGTTATTCTATTAGGGATTTTCAAAGCAAGGTGATTTACTATAGTGTAGAGAAAGTTCTGGAGAAAACCAGTGAGGGTCTTAGTGACCGTGGTTTCGACAAACTTGATCAGGAAGAATCATACTTCTATATTTCCAATCACAGGGATATTCTTTTAGATACTTCATTACTTAATTATACGCTGTATAATCATGACCTGGTCATGACTGCTTCAGCTATTGGTGATAACCTGGTACAGAAACCTTTCCTGGCTGCCCTGGCAAAGTTGAATCGTAATTTTTTGGTCCTTCGAAATCAGAGTCCGCGTGAGATGCTAAAAAGTTCCATGCGCCTTTCAGAATATACAAGAGGATTACTCGAAGATTCAAGATCGATCTGGATGGCGCAAAGAGAAGGACGAACCAAAGACGGTAATGATGTGACTCAGCAGGGCGTTCTCAAGATGATCGGGATGGCCAAGGGTGACCTGGACCTTCTCGATTACCTTGCCAAGATCAAAATAGTACCGGTTTCCATTTCTTATGAATTTGATCCTACAGATATGCTTAAAATGCCGGAAGTATTGGCAAAAAGGATGCAGGAAGAATATAAGAAAAGCGCAAATGAAGACTTTAACAGTATCATGCAGGGCGCGATGGGACAGAAAGGTAGAATACGCTTGAATGCGGGCAAAGTGATCACTACGGAAGACCTCGATTATATTCGTAAGCAGAATCTTTCAGTCAATGATCAGCTTCAGGCAGTTTCCAAACTCATTGATAAAGCGATCCATAAAAATTATAAGTTATGGCCATCGAACTATATAGCCTGTGATCTGCTAAGAAACGAAGAGCGATTTACAGATAAATACACAGAAAAGGAAAAAAGACAGTTTGATCGCAGAGTGAGCAGGCGGGTGGATATCAAAAATCCGCTGGCTTTGAATAGTTACCTGTTAATGTACGCGAATCCTGTAATTAATAAACTGGGACTTAATGAAGGATAA